One window of the Blastocatellia bacterium genome contains the following:
- a CDS encoding cell division protein FtsL — protein MQMPLRVQNGPVPHRRELKAASRMILVLGVAGAVAFSLILATWQHVEALRYGYRLDQLMRERERLEALKRQLESERAYYRSPQVIEPLARRLGLIRPDPSQVIVVGRGGSSPQANDPRVLLSGGFERASGAHDLAPGTSTPRSGSSVESARAVRRRLRAKPVKPVAEIVGEESPSSSGSPGGMPIASETSENANASSSKGIRSDEGAVVERPSDSTVENPTSKRRRPSKQGEP, from the coding sequence ATGCAAATGCCCTTGCGCGTGCAGAATGGACCAGTGCCTCACCGGAGGGAGCTGAAAGCCGCCTCTCGGATGATCCTGGTGCTTGGCGTGGCAGGAGCTGTGGCGTTCTCGCTGATTCTCGCGACGTGGCAACATGTCGAAGCGCTGCGGTACGGCTATCGCTTGGACCAATTGATGCGCGAGCGCGAGCGATTGGAGGCCTTGAAGCGACAGCTCGAATCGGAGCGCGCGTACTATCGGTCGCCGCAGGTGATCGAGCCGCTGGCGCGACGGTTGGGACTCATTCGTCCTGATCCGTCGCAAGTCATCGTCGTGGGTCGAGGAGGGTCTTCACCGCAGGCGAACGATCCGCGCGTGCTGCTCTCCGGCGGATTCGAGCGCGCCTCTGGAGCGCATGATCTGGCCCCCGGCACGTCGACGCCGAGATCGGGGTCGTCGGTCGAGAGCGCGCGGGCTGTTCGCCGACGTCTCCGTGCGAAACCAGTGAAACCGGTCGCTGAGATCGTCGGTGAAGAGTCGCCTTCGTCTTCGGGATCGCCCGGAGGAATGCCGATAGCTTCGGAGACGTCGGAAAATGCCAACGCCTCTTCATCGAAAGGAATAAGGTCCGATGAAGGGGCGGTGGTGGAGCGACCGAGCGACTCGACAGTAGAGAACCCGACGTCGAAACGGAGGAGACCGTCCAAACAAGGTGAGCCGTGA